One window of the Cryptomeria japonica chromosome 7, Sugi_1.0, whole genome shotgun sequence genome contains the following:
- the LOC131071165 gene encoding uncharacterized protein LOC131071165 has product MLVWHIWKERNQRVFNEKALYFELLIPKIKVAIEEVINVKVVGRKYCTYSSWDKEMERLWNLMKNSGYKFVDKKQNKGSIVWTPPSAGSLEVNFDGASHGNPGKSGYGAIIRDEFGNFVGENFGPLRITTNNMAEIAGLLVGLEWSVGRGFCSLEVEGDSQIVLNGIIKQKFKNWKLEACRPKI; this is encoded by the coding sequence ATGCTTGtatggcatatttggaaggagagaaatcaAAGGGTGTTCAATGAGAAAGCTCTGTATTTTGAGCTTCTTATCCCAAAAATCAAAGTAGCCATTGAAGAAGTTATAAACGTCAAAGTAGTGGGAAGGAAGTATTGCACTTATTCTTCCTGGGACAAAGAAAtggaaaggttgtggaatttgatgAAGAATAGTGGTTACAAGTTTGTTGACAAGAAGCAAAATAAAGGAAGTATAGTATGGACTCCTCCTTCAGCTGGAAGCTTGGAGGTTAATTTTGACGGGGCTAGCCATGGCAATCCTGGTAAATCGGGCTATGGTGCCATTATAAGGGACGAATTTGGTAATTTTGTTGGTGAAAATTTCGGTCCCTTAAGAATCACTACAAACAATATGGCAGAAATTGCAGGGCTATTAGTTGGATTGGAATGGAGTGTGGGTCGAGGATTTTGCTCCTTAGAAGTAGAGGGCGACTCTCAAATTGTCTTGAATGGGATAATCAAACAGAAATTCAAGAATTGGAAATTGGAGGCGTGTCGTCCCAAGATCTAA